A portion of the Mesobacillus jeotgali genome contains these proteins:
- the yunB gene encoding sporulation protein YunB, which produces MPKFGRRLPRKGPLPFRYVFLLTFVFFSFSTAAGLWIIDKGLEPTLMRYAESQTRKIATLVINKAINKKIASGMDIDKVIEFVPVDGGTTTVVKFNTEIINRVKAETTNIVQMNLKEAERGDLTSLEMLSDVELVTDEEDREEGIIYYVPLGQATNNALLGNMGPRVPVKFNAIGDVTADIVWDTEEHGINNTLINVSVRVKVNVQIIIPFATEIATVQEDIPIGSFYYPGKVPQFYNGGGDTSPAIQLPGE; this is translated from the coding sequence TTGCCAAAATTCGGGCGGCGGCTGCCTCGCAAAGGTCCTTTGCCTTTCAGGTATGTATTCCTGCTGACTTTCGTCTTTTTTTCCTTTTCAACAGCAGCAGGACTCTGGATCATAGATAAAGGGCTTGAACCGACATTGATGAGATATGCGGAATCCCAGACCAGAAAAATCGCTACCCTGGTCATTAATAAGGCGATCAACAAGAAAATTGCCAGCGGGATGGATATTGATAAAGTTATTGAATTTGTGCCAGTAGATGGAGGAACAACTACAGTTGTGAAGTTCAATACAGAAATTATTAATCGGGTAAAAGCCGAAACTACCAATATCGTTCAAATGAACCTGAAAGAAGCGGAAAGAGGGGATTTAACCTCTCTCGAGATGCTTTCAGACGTGGAGCTCGTCACAGACGAAGAAGACAGGGAAGAAGGAATCATTTATTATGTGCCTCTTGGCCAGGCAACGAATAATGCGCTTCTTGGAAACATGGGCCCGAGGGTTCCTGTCAAATTCAACGCAATTGGTGATGTGACAGCAGATATAGTCTGGGATACAGAAGAACATGGAATCAATAACACTCTTATTAATGTATCGGTGAGGGTAAAAGTGAATGTGCAAATCATTATTCCTTTTGCGACGGAAATTGCGACCGTACAGGAAGATATTCCGATAGGCAGCTTCTATTATCCTGGAAAAGTTCCGCAGTTTTACAATGGCGGCGGGGATACATCACCAGCAATCCAGCTTCCTGGCGAATAA
- a CDS encoding YunC family protein, giving the protein MIDMSPIEIEGRTFLCISVKLPKTNLLVVTGDKGYIMCGALDVALLNEKLKARKVIAGRAVGVKTIEELLEAPLESVTYEAENLGATKGMIGKEALLLMN; this is encoded by the coding sequence ATGATCGATATGTCCCCTATTGAAATAGAAGGAAGGACATTTTTATGCATCTCTGTAAAATTGCCAAAGACGAATCTTCTTGTTGTTACAGGTGATAAAGGATATATTATGTGCGGCGCTCTGGATGTCGCATTGCTCAATGAAAAGCTGAAGGCCAGGAAGGTCATTGCAGGCAGGGCTGTGGGCGTAAAAACGATTGAAGAATTGCTCGAAGCCCCGCTTGAGTCCGTCACGTACGAGGCGGAGAATCTTGGCGCAACAAAGGGCATGATCGGAAAGGAAGCATTGCTGCTAATGAATTAA
- a CDS encoding Na+/H+ antiporter NhaC family protein, which translates to MENTIFSLLPPLLAILMVVITRRVLLSLGTGIVAAAFLLAEFNITETFAIMWDAIKGVVIADGELNTYSLYIILFLLLLGIITAFISISGGSRAFGEWAMKRVKTRAGAQLVGAFLGIIIFIDDYFNALAVGQITRPITDRQKVSRAKLAYIIDSTSAPMCVISPISSWGAYIIALIGTILAAHGVKEYSAFSAFMQIVPMNFYALAALLMVFIVALRNVEIGPMKTHEERAITKGIVVDQDKPVPGELKDDLPTSVKGTVGDLVWPIITLVVGTVGMMLWSGAQAAEGKITLFSIFENTDVTKSLVIGGLLGLAAAVILFFRQALVLKGINADVFGRGLAEGTKSMLPAIYILFFAWVIVDLIGRLETGTYLAGLVESSNINISFLPFLLFVVAGIMAFSTGTSWGSFGILLPIAGDIAAASDISLLLPALAAVLAGAVFGDHCSPISDTTILSSTGAGSNHMDHVMTQLPYALVSAAISSVGFLILGFAGSTFAALAVVLLLLVAFAFIFGSKNTHEEILQQNLAE; encoded by the coding sequence ATGGAAAATACCATTTTTTCATTGCTGCCGCCATTATTGGCTATTTTAATGGTAGTAATCACAAGGCGGGTGCTATTGTCTTTAGGGACAGGCATTGTTGCTGCGGCGTTTTTGCTAGCCGAATTTAATATAACGGAAACATTTGCTATCATGTGGGACGCGATTAAGGGAGTGGTGATCGCTGATGGAGAACTGAACACATATAGCTTGTATATTATTCTATTCTTATTATTACTAGGTATCATTACAGCGTTCATTTCCATCTCAGGCGGAAGCCGGGCATTCGGCGAATGGGCAATGAAACGTGTTAAAACAAGAGCTGGAGCTCAATTGGTCGGTGCTTTTCTTGGTATTATTATCTTTATTGATGATTATTTCAATGCGCTGGCTGTTGGCCAGATTACTCGTCCGATCACGGACCGCCAGAAGGTTTCACGCGCAAAACTGGCCTATATTATCGATTCTACCTCAGCACCTATGTGTGTCATTTCACCAATTTCCAGCTGGGGTGCCTATATTATCGCTTTGATTGGTACAATCCTTGCAGCTCATGGTGTAAAAGAATACAGTGCCTTCTCGGCATTCATGCAAATTGTACCGATGAATTTCTATGCTTTGGCGGCATTGTTGATGGTCTTTATCGTTGCACTGCGCAATGTTGAAATTGGCCCAATGAAAACGCATGAGGAGCGTGCAATCACCAAAGGAATAGTTGTCGATCAGGACAAGCCTGTGCCAGGTGAATTGAAGGATGACCTTCCAACAAGCGTGAAGGGCACTGTCGGTGATCTTGTTTGGCCGATCATTACCCTTGTGGTTGGAACGGTAGGCATGATGCTTTGGTCTGGAGCACAGGCTGCCGAAGGCAAGATTACGCTCTTCAGCATATTTGAAAACACAGATGTAACAAAATCACTCGTCATCGGCGGTTTGCTGGGCCTTGCTGCTGCAGTGATCCTGTTTTTTAGACAAGCACTTGTTTTAAAGGGAATCAATGCGGATGTTTTCGGCAGAGGACTTGCAGAAGGGACAAAATCAATGCTTCCTGCAATTTACATCCTGTTCTTTGCCTGGGTCATCGTTGATTTGATTGGCAGGCTTGAAACTGGAACGTATCTTGCAGGTCTAGTGGAAAGCTCTAATATTAATATATCATTCTTGCCTTTCCTGCTGTTCGTTGTCGCAGGCATTATGGCGTTCTCAACAGGGACATCCTGGGGCTCATTCGGAATCCTGCTGCCGATCGCAGGGGATATTGCGGCAGCTTCCGATATCAGCCTTCTCCTTCCGGCATTGGCTGCGGTTCTGGCTGGAGCGGTTTTTGGAGACCATTGCTCTCCGATTTCCGATACAACGATCCTTTCATCTACAGGTGCCGGTTCTAACCATATGGACCATGTAATGACACAGCTGCCGTACGCTCTTGTTTCAGCAGCGATCTCATCAGTCGGCTTCCTGATTCTGGGGTTCGCTGGAAGCACATTCGCTGCGCTGGCTGTAGTATTACTTCTGCTTGTGGCATTCGCCTTTATTTTTGGAAGCAAAAATACACACGAAGAAATTTTACAACAAAATCTAGCAGAATAA
- a CDS encoding HD-GYP domain-containing protein → MRLVATTSVEEGALLGKAIYNDKGQILLNVGARLELKILDRLEEFGIDYIYIKDPDTDDIIVKNSIPDELRIKAIMTIGDTFKQIQVDSKISQAFVMENSARKFKKLIVALLDELYSSKELLNLLSDVFLHDHYIFSHSLNVTLYALAIGIEMKLSPKELEQLGLGAILHDVGKMKVPEEILSKPGKLTAEEFQIIKAHAEDGFQMLRNIPTVPLIVAHCAYQHHERLNGAGYPRGLKEDEIHLFGKILGVADVFDAVTSNRVYRPAMLPHEGLEILYSGAGSLFDQKVVDAFRRAVAIYPIGLTVTLSDGRKGVVAEQNNGLSERPVVRILEENGRRVEPYHLDLKSNLSLMIISCDTIIKYEYANNY, encoded by the coding sequence ATGAGACTCGTAGCCACCACATCGGTAGAGGAAGGGGCTTTACTTGGAAAAGCCATCTATAATGACAAGGGCCAAATCCTGCTCAATGTAGGCGCGCGCCTCGAGCTGAAGATCCTGGACCGGCTTGAAGAGTTTGGGATTGATTATATATATATCAAAGACCCGGATACTGATGACATCATAGTGAAAAACTCAATTCCAGATGAATTACGGATTAAAGCGATTATGACTATCGGTGATACCTTCAAACAGATTCAGGTAGATTCAAAGATATCGCAGGCCTTCGTTATGGAAAACTCGGCAAGAAAATTTAAGAAGCTAATTGTTGCTTTACTAGATGAACTGTACAGCAGCAAAGAGCTTTTGAACCTGCTTTCTGATGTATTCCTGCATGATCATTATATATTTTCGCATTCCTTGAATGTCACGCTGTACGCTCTGGCGATAGGGATTGAAATGAAGCTTTCGCCAAAGGAACTGGAGCAGCTGGGGCTTGGGGCCATTTTGCATGATGTGGGGAAAATGAAAGTTCCTGAAGAAATTTTATCAAAACCGGGCAAGTTGACTGCCGAGGAGTTCCAAATCATCAAGGCGCATGCTGAGGACGGGTTCCAGATGCTCAGGAATATTCCCACTGTGCCGCTGATTGTTGCCCATTGTGCTTATCAGCATCATGAACGTTTGAATGGTGCTGGATACCCGCGTGGACTGAAAGAGGATGAGATACATTTATTCGGAAAAATCCTCGGGGTAGCGGATGTATTCGATGCTGTTACCTCAAATCGGGTCTACCGGCCGGCAATGCTTCCGCATGAAGGACTGGAAATCCTTTATTCCGGTGCAGGCAGCCTCTTTGATCAGAAGGTTGTAGACGCCTTTAGACGGGCTGTGGCAATCTATCCAATCGGTCTGACTGTCACCCTGAGCGATGGCCGAAAGGGAGTAGTTGCAGAACAAAATAACGGTTTGAGCGAGCGGCCCGTTGTCCGTATTCTCGAGGAAAATGGGCGTAGAGTAGAACCATATCACCTGGATTTAAAATCAAATCTCTCATTGATGATTATCAGCTGTGACACCATCATAAAATATGAGTACGCCAACAATTATTAG
- a CDS encoding bifunctional metallophosphatase/5'-nucleotidase yields the protein MEEIIHIYHTNDLHSHLEHWPSIRKLLAERRRWHEEAGDDVFVFDIGDHMDRWHPLSDATRGKANCTLLNEAGYDAATIGNNEGITLPFEDLDSMYHEKDFEMLVANLYKQDGSRPEWAKPYHVYISKKGTRIGVIGATVNFGRFYEQLGWNVTDPIEEIKKCIEELKEITDIIILLSHLGIHDDELIAAQFPEIDVILGGHTHHILHEGKEVGTILLAGAGKFGYYTGHVTLKLDQEKKQILDKKAVLYDMNEEDQADDEKAMSESYYMEGKKLMGEVVTSLSAELKADPLQHSDLSKLLTQALREWCSADCAFMNAGMILRGLKQGNVTKFDLLEICPHPINPCTIKISGAELKEVLLQTMDEKWPHLQIKGLGFRGTVMGVMEYDGIQFHKKGNVRQVFINGQLIDPKKQYILAIPDMFTFGRFFPEIQRAEEKQYWLPEFLRNLLEWKLANAATNI from the coding sequence ATGGAAGAGATAATTCATATTTACCATACGAATGATTTGCATAGCCATTTGGAGCACTGGCCAAGTATCCGCAAGCTGCTAGCTGAACGGAGGCGCTGGCATGAGGAAGCGGGTGACGATGTGTTTGTATTCGATATTGGCGACCATATGGACCGCTGGCATCCATTATCAGATGCGACCAGAGGGAAGGCGAATTGCACATTGCTGAATGAAGCCGGCTATGATGCCGCGACGATCGGGAACAATGAAGGCATTACTCTCCCATTTGAGGACCTGGACTCCATGTATCATGAAAAAGATTTCGAGATGCTGGTGGCAAATCTATACAAACAGGATGGGAGCCGTCCCGAATGGGCAAAGCCTTATCATGTGTACATAAGCAAAAAAGGAACGAGAATCGGCGTTATTGGTGCCACAGTCAATTTTGGGCGGTTCTATGAGCAGCTTGGATGGAATGTTACAGACCCTATAGAGGAAATAAAAAAGTGTATCGAGGAGTTAAAGGAAATAACAGATATTATCATTCTTTTATCCCATCTCGGAATTCATGATGATGAATTGATTGCAGCACAGTTTCCGGAAATTGACGTCATTCTTGGCGGGCATACCCATCATATTTTACATGAAGGAAAAGAAGTGGGAACTATCTTGCTTGCCGGCGCCGGTAAGTTTGGCTACTATACTGGCCATGTGACCTTGAAGCTCGACCAGGAGAAAAAGCAGATTTTAGACAAAAAAGCCGTGTTGTATGACATGAATGAAGAGGACCAGGCAGATGATGAAAAGGCAATGTCGGAGAGCTATTATATGGAGGGGAAAAAACTGATGGGCGAGGTTGTCACCAGTCTTTCTGCCGAGTTAAAAGCAGACCCGCTGCAGCATTCCGACCTCTCAAAACTGCTCACTCAAGCTCTTAGGGAGTGGTGTAGTGCCGACTGTGCGTTCATGAATGCCGGTATGATTCTTAGAGGACTAAAACAGGGGAATGTGACGAAGTTCGATTTGCTCGAAATATGTCCGCACCCAATCAATCCATGTACGATCAAGATATCAGGTGCGGAGTTGAAAGAAGTTCTCCTCCAGACAATGGATGAAAAATGGCCGCATCTGCAGATAAAAGGCCTCGGATTCCGCGGCACTGTCATGGGTGTCATGGAGTACGACGGAATCCAGTTTCATAAAAAAGGAAATGTCCGGCAGGTATTCATTAATGGCCAGCTGATTGACCCAAAGAAGCAATATATACTGGCGATACCTGATATGTTCACGTTTGGACGATTTTTCCCGGAAATCCAGCGTGCTGAGGAAAAACAATATTGGCTTCCCGAGTTCCTGCGTAATCTGCTTGAGTGGAAACTTGCAAATGCAGCAACGAATATTTGA